From Bacteroidota bacterium, one genomic window encodes:
- a CDS encoding menaquinone biosynthesis decarboxylase, with the protein MAWKNLHAFVEALEAAGELVRIKTYVNPELEITEIVDRVSKHDGPALLFENTGTDFPLLINSMGSYRRMCMALGVQDMDDITREIESLFHELTGPKEGILDKLKMLPKLGRISSWMPRVKSGRGACQEVVMKDPDVFRLPVMKCWPQDGGRFITLPVIHTKDPLTGVRNVGLYRMQLFEPRLTALHWHLHKVSRRHYDAYKEAGKKMPVAIALGGDPVYTYAGTAPLPDGIDEYILAGFLRKKRVELVRCLTQPEIEVPADADIVIEGYVDPEEDLIWEGPFGDHTGYYSLPDWYPRFHITAITHRRDAIYPSTIVGIPPQEDAWIGKATERIFLAPIKTTAVPEILDMDLPIHGVFHNLAIVQIHKTYPGQAQKVMNSLWGAGQMMFTKMMLIVDQHTSLKDYAALASYVSKHYEPGRDTVISQGPTDVLDHSCSTMAFGGKIGIDATTKLPEELTGTEPANAPAVQPLALASLQAAVPELAGLNSSLLAQDIRLVVASLHKTRKGQVRELTDQLLAQPGMAGVKVLIWLDAEIALDELTDALWRFSNNADVKRDSRLIDRADCSSTIVFDGTRKTLELDGFRRDWPNILVSDPATIDHIDALWPQLGLGDFIPSPSRKYLAQMIGMEAVAGVQTRG; encoded by the coding sequence ATGGCCTGGAAAAATCTGCACGCCTTTGTAGAAGCCCTGGAAGCTGCCGGAGAGCTGGTACGCATCAAGACCTATGTAAACCCCGAGCTGGAGATTACCGAGATTGTAGACCGGGTAAGCAAGCATGACGGCCCGGCCCTGCTGTTTGAGAACACAGGTACCGATTTTCCCCTGCTTATTAACAGCATGGGCAGCTACCGCCGCATGTGTATGGCCCTGGGTGTGCAGGATATGGATGATATAACCCGGGAGATAGAAAGCCTGTTTCATGAGCTGACCGGACCGAAGGAGGGGATACTGGATAAACTGAAGATGCTGCCCAAGTTGGGCCGCATTAGTAGCTGGATGCCCCGGGTAAAAAGCGGGCGCGGTGCCTGCCAGGAGGTGGTGATGAAAGACCCGGACGTATTCCGGCTGCCAGTGATGAAGTGCTGGCCCCAGGACGGTGGACGCTTTATCACCCTGCCGGTCATCCATACCAAGGATCCGCTAACTGGAGTGCGAAACGTAGGTCTGTACCGTATGCAGCTGTTCGAGCCCCGACTGACAGCCCTGCACTGGCACCTGCATAAAGTGAGCCGCCGCCACTACGACGCGTACAAAGAGGCCGGCAAGAAGATGCCGGTCGCAATAGCCCTGGGGGGAGACCCTGTGTATACCTATGCCGGTACGGCCCCGCTGCCCGATGGAATAGATGAATATATTCTGGCGGGTTTCCTGCGCAAGAAGCGGGTGGAACTGGTGCGCTGCCTTACCCAACCCGAGATAGAGGTGCCTGCCGATGCCGACATCGTAATAGAAGGCTATGTAGACCCCGAGGAGGATCTGATCTGGGAGGGCCCTTTTGGCGACCATACGGGCTACTATAGCCTGCCCGACTGGTATCCGCGCTTTCACATCACGGCTATTACCCACCGCCGGGATGCGATCTACCCCAGCACCATTGTGGGCATCCCCCCCCAGGAGGATGCCTGGATAGGCAAGGCTACGGAGCGCATCTTCCTGGCCCCGATCAAAACTACAGCCGTACCGGAGATACTGGATATGGACCTGCCTATCCATGGGGTTTTTCACAACCTGGCTATTGTGCAGATCCACAAGACCTACCCAGGCCAGGCCCAAAAGGTGATGAACAGCCTGTGGGGTGCCGGGCAGATGATGTTTACCAAGATGATGCTGATCGTAGACCAGCACACCAGCCTGAAGGACTATGCCGCCCTGGCCAGCTACGTAAGCAAGCACTATGAGCCCGGACGCGATACCGTTATCAGCCAGGGGCCAACGGATGTGCTAGACCACAGCTGTAGCACCATGGCGTTCGGCGGAAAAATAGGCATAGATGCCACCACCAAGCTGCCAGAGGAACTGACGGGCACAGAGCCCGCCAATGCGCCAGCAGTCCAACCCCTGGCACTGGCTAGCCTGCAGGCAGCGGTGCCCGAGCTGGCAGGCCTGAACAGCAGCCTGCTGGCGCAAGACATCCGGCTGGTGGTAGCGAGCCTGCATAAGACACGCAAAGGACAGGTGCGCGAGCTGACCGACCAGCTGCTAGCCCAGCCAGGTATGGCAGGCGTAAAGGTGCTGATCTGGCTGGATGCCGAGATTGCGCTGGACGAGCTGACCGATGCCCTGTGGCGATTTAGCAACAATGCGGATGTGAAGCGCGACAGCCGCCTGATAGACCGGGCAGATTGTAGTAGCACAATCGTGTTTGACGGTACGCGCAAGACCCTGGAGCTAGACGGCTTCAGGCGCGACTGGCCGAACATCCTGGTAAGCGACCCTGCCACAATCGACCACATTGATGCACTATGGCCCCAGCTGGGCCTGGGCGACTTCATCCCGAGCCCAAGCCGAAAATACCTGGCACA